A region from the Bradyrhizobium erythrophlei genome encodes:
- a CDS encoding dienelactone hydrolase family protein has product MIDQQIEIPTKDGHTTTFITHPERGGPFPVIIFYMDAPAIREELRDMARRLGTSGYYVMLPNLYYRSGVMELGPIPPDPDAPERKQMFGYMNSINIPLVMEDTAALLAYADKQPAANAEIVGTVGYCMSGRYAVNAATHFPDRVKAAASIYGTHLATDQPDSPHLAASKTRAELYFGCAETDIYAPQEIIDKVTASMKGANAEIEIYPGTHHGFAFPKRPIYDRDAAERHWERLLVLYRRNLSK; this is encoded by the coding sequence ATGATCGACCAGCAAATCGAAATTCCGACCAAGGACGGCCATACCACCACCTTCATCACGCATCCCGAACGCGGCGGGCCGTTTCCCGTCATCATCTTCTACATGGACGCGCCGGCGATCCGTGAGGAACTGCGCGACATGGCGCGCCGGCTCGGCACCTCGGGTTATTACGTGATGCTGCCGAATCTGTATTACCGGTCCGGTGTCATGGAATTGGGACCGATACCGCCGGACCCGGACGCGCCTGAACGCAAGCAGATGTTCGGCTACATGAACTCCATTAACATTCCCCTGGTCATGGAGGACACCGCCGCACTGCTCGCCTATGCCGACAAGCAGCCGGCCGCGAACGCGGAGATCGTCGGCACGGTCGGCTACTGCATGAGCGGACGATACGCCGTCAACGCCGCGACGCATTTCCCGGACCGGGTCAAGGCCGCGGCATCGATCTACGGCACGCACCTGGCCACCGACCAGCCCGACAGCCCGCATCTGGCCGCAAGCAAGACCAGGGCCGAGCTTTACTTCGGCTGCGCCGAAACCGATATCTACGCGCCGCAGGAGATCATCGACAAAGTCACGGCATCGATGAAGGGCGCCAACGCCGAAATCGAGATCTATCCCGGCACCCATCACGGTTTTGCGTTTCCGAAGCGGCCGATCTACGACCGCGACGCCGCCGAGCGGCATTGGGAGCGGCTGCTGGTGCTTTATCGCCGCAATCTTTCCAAGTAA
- the lgt gene encoding prolipoprotein diacylglyceryl transferase has product MPFLTIAFPVFDPIAISIGPFAIRWYALAYIGGIVLGWVYARSLIKNERLWGGPAPITLPQMDDFILWVTLGIILGGRTGYVLFYNLPFFVAHPAEIFELWKGGMSFHGGFLGCVAAVILFCRKNDIPIMSLGDITTAVGPIGLFLGRLANFINSELWGRPADASVPWAMVFPNGGPLPRHPSQLYEAGLEGIVLFTILAVMIRFGALKRPGLILGSFIMFYGLARITGEFFREPDAQLGFLWGGLTMGMLLSVPMVIAGAIIIVLAWRSPKRQQTPAESRP; this is encoded by the coding sequence ATGCCCTTCCTCACCATCGCCTTTCCGGTGTTCGACCCGATCGCCATCTCGATCGGACCGTTCGCAATCCGCTGGTACGCGCTGGCCTATATCGGCGGCATCGTGCTGGGCTGGGTCTACGCGCGCTCGCTGATCAAGAACGAAAGATTGTGGGGCGGGCCGGCGCCGATCACGCTGCCGCAGATGGACGATTTCATTCTCTGGGTCACGCTCGGCATCATCCTCGGCGGGCGCACCGGCTACGTGCTGTTCTACAATCTGCCGTTCTTCGTCGCGCATCCGGCCGAAATTTTCGAGCTCTGGAAGGGCGGCATGTCCTTCCACGGCGGCTTTCTCGGCTGCGTCGCCGCCGTGATCCTGTTTTGCCGCAAGAACGACATCCCGATAATGTCGCTCGGCGACATCACCACCGCGGTCGGGCCGATCGGTCTGTTCCTCGGCCGCCTCGCCAATTTCATCAACAGCGAGTTGTGGGGCCGGCCGGCGGATGCCAGCGTGCCCTGGGCGATGGTGTTTCCCAATGGCGGGCCGCTGCCGCGTCATCCGAGCCAGCTTTACGAGGCGGGCCTCGAGGGCATCGTGCTGTTTACGATTCTGGCCGTGATGATCCGTTTCGGTGCCCTGAAGCGGCCGGGGCTTATCCTCGGCAGTTTCATCATGTTCTACGGCCTTGCGCGTATCACCGGCGAATTCTTCCGGGAGCCCGACGCGCAGCTCGGATTTTTGTGGGGCGGATTGACCATGGGCATGCTGTTGTCGGTGCCGATGGTTATTGCGGGGGCCATCATTATTGTGCTGGCATGGCGCTCGCCGAAGCGCCAACAGACCCCAGCCGAAAGCAGGCCGTGA
- a CDS encoding YdeI/OmpD-associated family protein yields the protein MPDDLRAALARNKEAGSFFETLDSTNRYAILYRIGSAKKAETRVARIEKFVTMLIEGRTIHPPKSRKRA from the coding sequence GTGCCGGACGATCTCCGTGCTGCCCTTGCGAGAAACAAGGAAGCAGGAAGCTTCTTCGAAACGCTCGACAGCACCAATCGCTACGCGATCCTTTACCGGATCGGCAGCGCTAAAAAGGCCGAGACCCGGGTGGCACGCATCGAGAAATTCGTCACGATGCTCATCGAGGGCAGAACTATCCATCCGCCAAAGTCCCGAAAGAGAGCCTAG
- a CDS encoding class I SAM-dependent methyltransferase produces the protein MPVWRYMELCLTHPQFGYYVSRDPLGREGDFTTAPEISQMFGELLGLWAASVWKAIGSPSLLRLIELGPGRGTMMADALRALRVLPPLYQSLSVHLVEINPVLREKQKSTLSGVRNIAWHDTIDDIPDGPAVIFANEYFDVLPIHQMVRGESGWHERTVEIDAGGKLVFGSASEPTPRFEVLMPPLVRAAPEGAVFEWRPDAEIMKIASRVRDQDGAALIIDYGHLRSDAGDTFQAIARHSFADPLKNPGQADVTAHVDFEALACAAEDIGARVHGPVTQGEFLKRLGVETRAVTLMAKASHEVSEDISSALKRLIGGGRGGMGSMFKVLAVSEPHLTSLAGFEDGQPDEAAERP, from the coding sequence ATGCCGGTCTGGCGCTACATGGAGCTGTGCCTGACGCATCCGCAATTCGGCTATTACGTCTCGCGCGATCCGCTGGGACGCGAGGGCGATTTCACCACCGCGCCCGAAATCAGCCAGATGTTCGGCGAATTGCTGGGGCTGTGGGCGGCCTCGGTCTGGAAGGCGATCGGCTCGCCGTCGCTGTTGCGGCTGATCGAACTCGGACCCGGCCGCGGCACCATGATGGCGGATGCGCTGCGCGCGTTGCGGGTTCTGCCGCCGCTCTATCAGTCGCTCAGCGTCCATCTGGTCGAGATCAATCCGGTGCTGCGCGAAAAGCAGAAATCGACGCTGTCGGGCGTGCGCAATATCGCCTGGCATGACACCATCGACGACATTCCCGACGGACCCGCGGTCATCTTCGCCAATGAATATTTCGACGTGCTGCCGATCCACCAGATGGTGCGGGGCGAGAGCGGATGGCACGAACGCACCGTCGAGATCGACGCCGGCGGCAAGCTGGTGTTCGGTTCGGCCAGCGAGCCGACCCCGCGCTTCGAGGTGCTGATGCCGCCGCTGGTGCGCGCCGCTCCCGAGGGGGCCGTGTTCGAATGGCGGCCCGACGCCGAGATCATGAAAATCGCCAGCCGGGTGCGCGATCAGGACGGTGCGGCGCTGATCATCGATTACGGCCATCTCCGCAGCGACGCCGGCGATACCTTTCAGGCCATCGCGCGGCACAGTTTCGCCGATCCCCTGAAAAATCCCGGCCAGGCCGACGTCACCGCCCATGTCGATTTCGAGGCGCTGGCGTGTGCCGCCGAGGATATCGGCGCGCGCGTCCACGGCCCGGTGACGCAGGGCGAATTCCTCAAACGGCTCGGCGTCGAAACCCGCGCGGTGACCCTGATGGCCAAGGCCAGCCACGAGGTTTCCGAGGATATTTCCAGCGCGCTGAAACGGCTGATCGGCGGCGGCCGCGGCGGCATGGGGTCGATGTTCAAGGTGCTCGCGGTCTCCGAACCCCACCTCACTTCGCTGGCGGGATTCGAGGACGGGCAGCCGGACGAAGCGGCGGAACGGCCGTGA
- a CDS encoding 50S ribosomal protein L25/general stress protein Ctc: MATVKELKATARPKSGKGAARAERRAGRVPGVIYGNNQPPVTISVDDAELRQRILAGRFLTTIYDIDLEGKKHRVIPRDFHLDAVRDFPIHVDFMRLGEGATIRVSVPLRIQNAESAPGVKRGGTVNIVTHTIDLECSVDNIPQYVEADVGGLEISHSLHLSDIKLPAGVKSLSREDVTLVTIVPPSGYAEEQKAAAAAAAAGTPAAGAAAAPGAAPAAGAAAPAAGAAPAAGAKAPAAGAKAPAGGGDKKK, encoded by the coding sequence ATGGCGACCGTCAAGGAATTGAAGGCGACCGCACGTCCGAAGAGCGGCAAGGGGGCCGCACGGGCAGAGCGTCGCGCCGGGAGAGTGCCCGGAGTGATCTATGGCAACAACCAGCCCCCCGTGACCATTTCGGTCGACGATGCCGAACTGCGCCAGCGCATTCTGGCCGGCCGGTTCCTGACCACGATTTACGATATCGATCTCGAGGGCAAGAAGCATCGGGTGATTCCACGCGACTTCCATCTCGATGCGGTGCGCGATTTCCCGATCCATGTCGATTTCATGCGGCTCGGCGAAGGCGCGACCATCCGCGTCAGCGTTCCCCTGCGCATCCAGAATGCGGAAAGTGCGCCCGGTGTGAAGCGCGGCGGAACGGTGAACATCGTCACCCACACCATCGACCTGGAATGCTCGGTCGATAACATTCCGCAATATGTCGAGGCTGACGTGGGCGGACTGGAGATCAGCCACTCGCTGCATCTGTCCGACATCAAATTGCCGGCCGGCGTGAAGTCGCTGTCGCGTGAAGACGTGACGCTTGTGACCATCGTGCCGCCGTCGGGCTACGCCGAAGAGCAGAAGGCGGCTGCGGCTGCTGCGGCGGCCGGTACGCCGGCGGCTGGTGCTGCGGCTGCGCCTGGCGCGGCTCCAGCGGCTGGCGCTGCCGCGCCCGCGGCGGGTGCGGCTCCTGCGGCTGGTGCGAAGGCGCCTGCGGCCGGCGCCAAGGCGCCTGCCGGCGGTGGCGACAAGAAGAAGTAA
- the pgeF gene encoding peptidoglycan editing factor PgeF: MTLASPLLSAIPGLRHAFFTRDGGVSGGLYASLNGGTGSSDDPGKVAENRRRMAEQIGVTPENFLTVWQIHSPDAVVAAGPWEGQRPRADAIVTRTEGLAIGATAADCGPILFVDPSARVIGAAHAGWKGALTGIVESTVAAMEKLGAERSGIVAAIGPLIRQHSYEVGGEFVERFLEADAENAMFFLPATREGHAMFDLAGFIRMRLENAGVLMIDDIGVDTYSDERFYSYRRSVHRNEPDYGRHVHAIALASE; the protein is encoded by the coding sequence GTGACGCTCGCTTCGCCGCTGCTCTCGGCCATTCCCGGCCTGCGCCACGCTTTCTTCACCCGCGATGGCGGCGTGTCCGGCGGCCTTTACGCCAGCCTCAACGGCGGCACCGGCTCCAGCGACGATCCCGGCAAGGTCGCGGAAAACCGCCGAAGGATGGCGGAACAGATCGGCGTCACACCCGAGAATTTTCTCACCGTGTGGCAGATCCATTCGCCCGACGCGGTGGTGGCGGCAGGTCCCTGGGAGGGCCAGCGGCCGCGCGCCGACGCCATCGTCACCCGCACCGAAGGGCTCGCCATCGGCGCGACCGCAGCCGATTGCGGGCCGATCCTGTTCGTCGATCCGAGCGCGCGCGTGATCGGGGCTGCGCATGCCGGCTGGAAGGGCGCGTTGACGGGCATTGTGGAATCCACCGTCGCGGCGATGGAAAAACTCGGCGCCGAGCGCAGCGGCATCGTCGCCGCCATCGGCCCCCTGATCCGCCAGCACTCCTATGAAGTCGGCGGCGAATTCGTCGAACGCTTCCTCGAGGCCGATGCCGAGAACGCCATGTTCTTTCTTCCGGCCACCCGCGAGGGCCACGCCATGTTCGATCTCGCCGGCTTCATCCGGATGCGGCTGGAAAACGCCGGTGTCCTGATGATCGACGATATCGGCGTCGACACCTATTCCGACGAGCGCTTTTACAGCTACCGCCGCTCGGTGCACCGCAACGAGCCGGACTACGGCCGCCACGTTCACGCCATCGCGCTGGCCAGCGAATAG
- a CDS encoding accessory factor UbiK family protein, translating to MTQTNNRFFDEIGRLMNDAAGAAQGVKREVDAVVRNQAEKILRDLDIVKREEFEAVKDMARLAREENETLKARIAVLEVKLGISLSAPDVGSPKTGG from the coding sequence ATGACCCAGACCAACAATCGTTTTTTCGACGAGATCGGGCGTCTGATGAACGACGCCGCCGGCGCCGCCCAGGGCGTCAAGCGCGAGGTCGATGCGGTGGTCCGCAACCAGGCCGAAAAAATCCTGCGCGACCTCGACATCGTCAAGCGCGAGGAGTTCGAGGCGGTCAAGGACATGGCGCGGCTGGCCCGCGAGGAAAACGAGACGCTGAAGGCGCGGATCGCGGTGCTGGAAGTCAAGCTCGGCATTTCGCTCTCGGCGCCGGATGTCGGCAGCCCGAAGACGGGCGGCTGA